In Penaeus vannamei isolate JL-2024 chromosome 4, ASM4276789v1, whole genome shotgun sequence, a single window of DNA contains:
- the LOC113826412 gene encoding protein VAC14 homolog isoform X3 — translation MVKDFAAVNNQEQISRLIRVLEEFAMSHNPHTRKGGLIGLAAVAIGLGTRGIGPYIQELVNPILACFTDGNPNVRYYASESLYNVVRVSRGTVLSQFNDIFTILVRLAMDADQNVKNGSEMLDRIMKDIVTESASFDLVAFIPVLREKLYSNNHWAQTLVVSWVSVLHTVPDVDTLSFLSEILDGLFFILEAPKPEVKKMCEVVIGEFLVSIKKAPDRVKFGDMINILITHAQSNDQLVQFIALTWINEFVTLSGRVMLPHTSGILTATLPCLALDDPTYAKTRALAEDVSSRLMELITIEDDREGPEGSADTSKEASSSSTSGEVNNQGLDLGSVMEVLLKQLRNTPVPCKTAVLRWIYHLHNKIPNKMCRYLEELFHVLLRTLSDPSDEVVLLVIQVLAQIASTTNQPHAAATQVIEGEERNSVDEYFTRFLQNLLHLFATERNLLEDRGPFIIRQLCVMLSAEDIYRTLAELLQKEENLTFASEMVQTLSSILLTSKELFSLRLQLKDLSTAENCELFVKLYRSWSHNPVATLTLCLLTQNYSHAAALVHAFGDIEVTTDFLVEVDKLVQLVESPIFTYLRLQLLDPVGHSALVETLYGLLMLLPQSDAFTLLRCRLNCVPPSHLLKHTHGKSENRKLASNIDFEELLTHFCTMQDKHRKYKHQKIKQRLQSSIEPSSRHQN, via the exons ATGGTGAAAGATTTTGCTGCAGTCAATAACCAAGAGCAGATAAGCCGGCTGATACGAGTCCTGGAGGAGTTTGCAATGTCTCATAACCCCCATACCAGAAAAGGTGGACTTATAGGGCTGGCTGCCGTTGCTATTGGACTCGGGACTAGG GGTATAGGGCCGTACATCCAAGAGCTCGTCAATCCAATATTGGCTTGCTTCACCGATGGTAATCCTAATGTGCGGTACTATGCATCCGAGTCACTCTACAATGTTGTCAGGGTGTCAAGGGGAACAGTGCTGTCACAGTTCAATGACATTTTCACCATCCTGGTACGCTTGGCCATGGATGCAGACCAGAACGTCAAGAATGGCTCTGAGATGCTTGATAGGATAATGAAG GATATAGTCACAGAAAGCGCCTCGTTTGATCTGGTTGCGTTCATCCCAGTCCTTCGGGAGAAACTTTACTCCAACAACCATTGGGCCCAGACGCTCGTGGTGTCCTGGGTATCTGTACTCCACACCGTCCCCGATGTAGACACACTTTCCTTCTTGTCTGAAATCTTAGACGGATTATTCTTCATTCTGGAAGCTCCTAAACCAGAGGTCAAGAAGAT GTGTGAGGTTGTGATTGGCGAGTTCCTTGTGAGCATCAAGAAAGCACCTGACAGAGTCAAGTTTGGTGACATGATCAATATCCTCATCACTCACGCACAGTCGAATGATCAACTTGTTCAG tTCATTGCCCTCACATGGATCAATGAATTTGTGACTCTCTCTGGACGTGTGATGCTGCCCCATACATCGGGCATTCTCACTGCCACTCTGCCTTGCCTGGCATTGGATGATCCAACCTATGCAA aaACACGTGCCCTGGCAGAAGATGTCAGTTCAAGGTTGATGGAGTTGATTACCATAGAAGATGACAGAGAAGGGCCTGAGGGATCAGCTGACACTTCAAAGGAAGCATCGTCATCTTCCACCTCAGGAG AAGTTAATAACCAGGGTCTAGACCTTGGTTCAGTTATGGAGGTGCTACTCAAACAATTACGAAACACACCCGTTCCTTGTAAAACAGCAGTCCTGCGCTGGATCTATCATCTCCACAATAAGATTCCTAATAAG ATGTGTCGTTATCTAGAAGAACTGTTCCACGTCCTGCTGCGGACTCTCTCAGACCCGTCAGATGAGGTGGTTCTCTTGGTCATTCAGGTGCTGGCGCAGATTGCATCCACTACTAATCAACCTCATGCGGCTGCCACTCAgg ttatcgaaggagaggaaagaaatagtgTGGACGAATACTTCACAAGGTTTCTCCAGaatctccttcacctcttcgcAACAGAGCGGAACTTGCTGGAGGACAGAGGACCCTTCATAATCAG ACAACTTTGTGTAATGTTGAGTGCTGAGGACATCTATAGAACTTTAGCTGAACTTCTGCAGAAGGAAGAAAATCTAACTTTTGCTTCTGAAATGGTGCAGACTTTGTCGTCAATTCTTTTAACATCTAAGGAACTATTTTCTCTCCGGTTACAGCTGAAGGATCTGTCAACAGCA GAGAATTGTGAACTGTTTGTGAAGCTCTATCGATCATGGAGTCACAATCCAGTGGCAACGCTGACTCTGTGTCTACTCACGCAGAATTATTCACATGCAGCTGCTCTTGTCCACGCCTT TGGAGACATTGAAGTCACAACAGATTTCCTTGTGGAGGTTGACAAGTTGGTTCAGCTTGTAGAATCTCCAATATTCACAT ATCTCCGGCTGCAACTCCTAGACCCAGTTGGGCACTCTGCCTTGGTTGAAACACTGTATGGCCTGCTGATGCTTCTGCCTCAGAGTGATGCCTTCACACTCCTGCGATGTCGCCTCAACTGTGTTCCCCCTTCGCATTTATTGAA GCACACGCATGGGAAAAGCGAGAATCGGAAGTTGGCAAGCAACATTGATTTTGAGGAGCTGCTAACACACTTTTGCACAATGCAAGACAAACACCGCAAATATAAACACCAGAAAATCAAGCAAAGGTTGCAGTCAAGTATAGAGCCCTCTTCAAGACACCAGAATTAG
- the LOC113826412 gene encoding protein VAC14 homolog isoform X2: MSDRDYSPLSSACVRALSDKLYDKRKAAALEIEKMVKDFAAVNNQEQISRLIRVLEEFAMSHNPHTRKGGLIGLAAVAIGLGTRGIGPYIQELVNPILACFTDGNPNVRYYASESLYNVVRVSRGTVLSQFNDIFTILVRLAMDADQNVKNGSEMLDRIMKDIVTESASFDLVAFIPVLREKLYSNNHWAQTLVVSWVSVLHTVPDVDTLSFLSEILDGLFFILEAPKPEVKKMCEVVIGEFLVSIKKAPDRVKFGDMINILITHAQSNDQLVQFIALTWINEFVTLSGRVMLPHTSGILTATLPCLALDDPTYAKTRALAEDVSSRLMELITIEDDREGPEGSADTSKEASSSSTSGVNNQGLDLGSVMEVLLKQLRNTPVPCKTAVLRWIYHLHNKIPNKMCRYLEELFHVLLRTLSDPSDEVVLLVIQVLAQIASTTNQPHAAATQVIEGEERNSVDEYFTRFLQNLLHLFATERNLLEDRGPFIIRQLCVMLSAEDIYRTLAELLQKEENLTFASEMVQTLSSILLTSKELFSLRLQLKDLSTAENCELFVKLYRSWSHNPVATLTLCLLTQNYSHAAALVHAFGDIEVTTDFLVEVDKLVQLVESPIFTYLRLQLLDPVGHSALVETLYGLLMLLPQSDAFTLLRCRLNCVPPSHLLKHTHGKSENRKLASNIDFEELLTHFCTMQDKHRKYKHQKIKQRLQSSIEPSSRHQN, encoded by the exons ATGAGTGATAGAGACTACTCGCCGCTGAGCTCCGCCTGTGTGCGGGCTCTGAGCGACAAGttatatgataaaagaaaagccGCCGCTTTGGAAATTGAAAA AATGGTGAAAGATTTTGCTGCAGTCAATAACCAAGAGCAGATAAGCCGGCTGATACGAGTCCTGGAGGAGTTTGCAATGTCTCATAACCCCCATACCAGAAAAGGTGGACTTATAGGGCTGGCTGCCGTTGCTATTGGACTCGGGACTAGG GGTATAGGGCCGTACATCCAAGAGCTCGTCAATCCAATATTGGCTTGCTTCACCGATGGTAATCCTAATGTGCGGTACTATGCATCCGAGTCACTCTACAATGTTGTCAGGGTGTCAAGGGGAACAGTGCTGTCACAGTTCAATGACATTTTCACCATCCTGGTACGCTTGGCCATGGATGCAGACCAGAACGTCAAGAATGGCTCTGAGATGCTTGATAGGATAATGAAG GATATAGTCACAGAAAGCGCCTCGTTTGATCTGGTTGCGTTCATCCCAGTCCTTCGGGAGAAACTTTACTCCAACAACCATTGGGCCCAGACGCTCGTGGTGTCCTGGGTATCTGTACTCCACACCGTCCCCGATGTAGACACACTTTCCTTCTTGTCTGAAATCTTAGACGGATTATTCTTCATTCTGGAAGCTCCTAAACCAGAGGTCAAGAAGAT GTGTGAGGTTGTGATTGGCGAGTTCCTTGTGAGCATCAAGAAAGCACCTGACAGAGTCAAGTTTGGTGACATGATCAATATCCTCATCACTCACGCACAGTCGAATGATCAACTTGTTCAG tTCATTGCCCTCACATGGATCAATGAATTTGTGACTCTCTCTGGACGTGTGATGCTGCCCCATACATCGGGCATTCTCACTGCCACTCTGCCTTGCCTGGCATTGGATGATCCAACCTATGCAA aaACACGTGCCCTGGCAGAAGATGTCAGTTCAAGGTTGATGGAGTTGATTACCATAGAAGATGACAGAGAAGGGCCTGAGGGATCAGCTGACACTTCAAAGGAAGCATCGTCATCTTCCACCTCAGGAG TTAATAACCAGGGTCTAGACCTTGGTTCAGTTATGGAGGTGCTACTCAAACAATTACGAAACACACCCGTTCCTTGTAAAACAGCAGTCCTGCGCTGGATCTATCATCTCCACAATAAGATTCCTAATAAG ATGTGTCGTTATCTAGAAGAACTGTTCCACGTCCTGCTGCGGACTCTCTCAGACCCGTCAGATGAGGTGGTTCTCTTGGTCATTCAGGTGCTGGCGCAGATTGCATCCACTACTAATCAACCTCATGCGGCTGCCACTCAgg ttatcgaaggagaggaaagaaatagtgTGGACGAATACTTCACAAGGTTTCTCCAGaatctccttcacctcttcgcAACAGAGCGGAACTTGCTGGAGGACAGAGGACCCTTCATAATCAG ACAACTTTGTGTAATGTTGAGTGCTGAGGACATCTATAGAACTTTAGCTGAACTTCTGCAGAAGGAAGAAAATCTAACTTTTGCTTCTGAAATGGTGCAGACTTTGTCGTCAATTCTTTTAACATCTAAGGAACTATTTTCTCTCCGGTTACAGCTGAAGGATCTGTCAACAGCA GAGAATTGTGAACTGTTTGTGAAGCTCTATCGATCATGGAGTCACAATCCAGTGGCAACGCTGACTCTGTGTCTACTCACGCAGAATTATTCACATGCAGCTGCTCTTGTCCACGCCTT TGGAGACATTGAAGTCACAACAGATTTCCTTGTGGAGGTTGACAAGTTGGTTCAGCTTGTAGAATCTCCAATATTCACAT ATCTCCGGCTGCAACTCCTAGACCCAGTTGGGCACTCTGCCTTGGTTGAAACACTGTATGGCCTGCTGATGCTTCTGCCTCAGAGTGATGCCTTCACACTCCTGCGATGTCGCCTCAACTGTGTTCCCCCTTCGCATTTATTGAA GCACACGCATGGGAAAAGCGAGAATCGGAAGTTGGCAAGCAACATTGATTTTGAGGAGCTGCTAACACACTTTTGCACAATGCAAGACAAACACCGCAAATATAAACACCAGAAAATCAAGCAAAGGTTGCAGTCAAGTATAGAGCCCTCTTCAAGACACCAGAATTAG
- the LOC113826412 gene encoding protein VAC14 homolog isoform X1, which translates to MSDRDYSPLSSACVRALSDKLYDKRKAAALEIEKMVKDFAAVNNQEQISRLIRVLEEFAMSHNPHTRKGGLIGLAAVAIGLGTRGIGPYIQELVNPILACFTDGNPNVRYYASESLYNVVRVSRGTVLSQFNDIFTILVRLAMDADQNVKNGSEMLDRIMKDIVTESASFDLVAFIPVLREKLYSNNHWAQTLVVSWVSVLHTVPDVDTLSFLSEILDGLFFILEAPKPEVKKMCEVVIGEFLVSIKKAPDRVKFGDMINILITHAQSNDQLVQFIALTWINEFVTLSGRVMLPHTSGILTATLPCLALDDPTYAKTRALAEDVSSRLMELITIEDDREGPEGSADTSKEASSSSTSGEVNNQGLDLGSVMEVLLKQLRNTPVPCKTAVLRWIYHLHNKIPNKMCRYLEELFHVLLRTLSDPSDEVVLLVIQVLAQIASTTNQPHAAATQVIEGEERNSVDEYFTRFLQNLLHLFATERNLLEDRGPFIIRQLCVMLSAEDIYRTLAELLQKEENLTFASEMVQTLSSILLTSKELFSLRLQLKDLSTAENCELFVKLYRSWSHNPVATLTLCLLTQNYSHAAALVHAFGDIEVTTDFLVEVDKLVQLVESPIFTYLRLQLLDPVGHSALVETLYGLLMLLPQSDAFTLLRCRLNCVPPSHLLKHTHGKSENRKLASNIDFEELLTHFCTMQDKHRKYKHQKIKQRLQSSIEPSSRHQN; encoded by the exons ATGAGTGATAGAGACTACTCGCCGCTGAGCTCCGCCTGTGTGCGGGCTCTGAGCGACAAGttatatgataaaagaaaagccGCCGCTTTGGAAATTGAAAA AATGGTGAAAGATTTTGCTGCAGTCAATAACCAAGAGCAGATAAGCCGGCTGATACGAGTCCTGGAGGAGTTTGCAATGTCTCATAACCCCCATACCAGAAAAGGTGGACTTATAGGGCTGGCTGCCGTTGCTATTGGACTCGGGACTAGG GGTATAGGGCCGTACATCCAAGAGCTCGTCAATCCAATATTGGCTTGCTTCACCGATGGTAATCCTAATGTGCGGTACTATGCATCCGAGTCACTCTACAATGTTGTCAGGGTGTCAAGGGGAACAGTGCTGTCACAGTTCAATGACATTTTCACCATCCTGGTACGCTTGGCCATGGATGCAGACCAGAACGTCAAGAATGGCTCTGAGATGCTTGATAGGATAATGAAG GATATAGTCACAGAAAGCGCCTCGTTTGATCTGGTTGCGTTCATCCCAGTCCTTCGGGAGAAACTTTACTCCAACAACCATTGGGCCCAGACGCTCGTGGTGTCCTGGGTATCTGTACTCCACACCGTCCCCGATGTAGACACACTTTCCTTCTTGTCTGAAATCTTAGACGGATTATTCTTCATTCTGGAAGCTCCTAAACCAGAGGTCAAGAAGAT GTGTGAGGTTGTGATTGGCGAGTTCCTTGTGAGCATCAAGAAAGCACCTGACAGAGTCAAGTTTGGTGACATGATCAATATCCTCATCACTCACGCACAGTCGAATGATCAACTTGTTCAG tTCATTGCCCTCACATGGATCAATGAATTTGTGACTCTCTCTGGACGTGTGATGCTGCCCCATACATCGGGCATTCTCACTGCCACTCTGCCTTGCCTGGCATTGGATGATCCAACCTATGCAA aaACACGTGCCCTGGCAGAAGATGTCAGTTCAAGGTTGATGGAGTTGATTACCATAGAAGATGACAGAGAAGGGCCTGAGGGATCAGCTGACACTTCAAAGGAAGCATCGTCATCTTCCACCTCAGGAG AAGTTAATAACCAGGGTCTAGACCTTGGTTCAGTTATGGAGGTGCTACTCAAACAATTACGAAACACACCCGTTCCTTGTAAAACAGCAGTCCTGCGCTGGATCTATCATCTCCACAATAAGATTCCTAATAAG ATGTGTCGTTATCTAGAAGAACTGTTCCACGTCCTGCTGCGGACTCTCTCAGACCCGTCAGATGAGGTGGTTCTCTTGGTCATTCAGGTGCTGGCGCAGATTGCATCCACTACTAATCAACCTCATGCGGCTGCCACTCAgg ttatcgaaggagaggaaagaaatagtgTGGACGAATACTTCACAAGGTTTCTCCAGaatctccttcacctcttcgcAACAGAGCGGAACTTGCTGGAGGACAGAGGACCCTTCATAATCAG ACAACTTTGTGTAATGTTGAGTGCTGAGGACATCTATAGAACTTTAGCTGAACTTCTGCAGAAGGAAGAAAATCTAACTTTTGCTTCTGAAATGGTGCAGACTTTGTCGTCAATTCTTTTAACATCTAAGGAACTATTTTCTCTCCGGTTACAGCTGAAGGATCTGTCAACAGCA GAGAATTGTGAACTGTTTGTGAAGCTCTATCGATCATGGAGTCACAATCCAGTGGCAACGCTGACTCTGTGTCTACTCACGCAGAATTATTCACATGCAGCTGCTCTTGTCCACGCCTT TGGAGACATTGAAGTCACAACAGATTTCCTTGTGGAGGTTGACAAGTTGGTTCAGCTTGTAGAATCTCCAATATTCACAT ATCTCCGGCTGCAACTCCTAGACCCAGTTGGGCACTCTGCCTTGGTTGAAACACTGTATGGCCTGCTGATGCTTCTGCCTCAGAGTGATGCCTTCACACTCCTGCGATGTCGCCTCAACTGTGTTCCCCCTTCGCATTTATTGAA GCACACGCATGGGAAAAGCGAGAATCGGAAGTTGGCAAGCAACATTGATTTTGAGGAGCTGCTAACACACTTTTGCACAATGCAAGACAAACACCGCAAATATAAACACCAGAAAATCAAGCAAAGGTTGCAGTCAAGTATAGAGCCCTCTTCAAGACACCAGAATTAG